The Croceicoccus marinus genome contains a region encoding:
- a CDS encoding polyhydroxyalkanoic acid system family protein, which translates to MEITVPHDLGRAEAKRQLEAGLPKLEQHIPGGGSLTSNFVSDDMLQLEINAMGQRIPVAIRIEDDRLDAEVSVPVFLKMMRGQIADFVKVSAEKMLQKP; encoded by the coding sequence ATGGAAATCACCGTCCCCCACGACCTCGGCCGCGCCGAGGCGAAGCGCCAACTGGAAGCCGGGCTGCCCAAGCTGGAACAGCACATCCCCGGCGGCGGCTCGCTCACGTCGAACTTCGTGTCCGACGATATGCTGCAGCTGGAAATCAACGCCATGGGGCAGCGCATCCCCGTCGCCATCCGGATCGAGGATGACCGCCTCGATGCCGAGGTCAGCGTGCCGGTCTTCCTGAAGATGATGCGCGGCCAGATCGCCGACTTCGTGAAGGTCAGCGCCGAGAAGATGCTGCAGAAGCCCTGA
- a CDS encoding PaaI family thioesterase, whose amino-acid sequence MSSEAPVQPTTGLDEIRLMIERGIRPPMMDLMGIDLTEAEEGRVVFTAKPSRRVYNPLGIAHGGFAATMLDSACGLAAKSATRDLSDCVTLELKISYHAPLDESVGEVRAVGTVVSMGRRVAHTRAEILDAGDRLYASATSTLLLAARAPRSNSRSNQG is encoded by the coding sequence ATGAGTTCTGAGGCGCCGGTGCAGCCGACAACCGGTCTCGACGAGATCAGGCTGATGATCGAGCGGGGGATCAGGCCCCCGATGATGGACCTGATGGGCATCGACCTGACCGAAGCGGAGGAGGGGCGCGTGGTGTTCACTGCCAAGCCTTCGCGGCGGGTCTACAATCCGCTCGGCATCGCGCATGGCGGCTTCGCGGCCACCATGCTCGATTCGGCCTGCGGGCTGGCGGCGAAATCCGCGACGCGCGACTTGTCGGATTGCGTGACGCTGGAACTCAAGATCTCGTACCACGCCCCGCTCGACGAGAGCGTGGGCGAGGTACGCGCCGTCGGCACGGTGGTCAGCATGGGCCGCCGCGTCGCCCATACCAGGGCCGAGATCCTGGACGCCGGCGACCGCCTTTACGCCAGTGCCACATCGACCCTGCTGCTGGCGGCCCGCGCGCCGCGCAGCAATTCGCGCAGCAATCAAGGATAA
- a CDS encoding DUF2171 domain-containing protein, producing the protein MFEKLRIKEHMEVANSAGQHVGTVDEVENDRIKLTKSDASDNMHHFIAVDDVDKIDDNRIYLKDTARIPTGV; encoded by the coding sequence ATGTTTGAGAAGCTACGCATCAAGGAGCACATGGAAGTCGCTAATTCGGCCGGACAGCATGTCGGCACGGTGGACGAGGTCGAGAATGACCGCATCAAGCTGACGAAGTCCGATGCCAGCGACAACATGCACCATTTCATCGCGGTCGACGACGTCGACAAGATCGATGACAACCGTATCTATCTGAAGGACACCGCGCGGATTCCCACCGGCGTATGA